Part of the Hevea brasiliensis isolate MT/VB/25A 57/8 chromosome 16, ASM3005281v1, whole genome shotgun sequence genome is shown below.
TCATGTAGACTGAAATTTGGTAATTAttagtaatattattaatttagcactttttatattcattatttgataataaattattaagacttattttggttgcccaagtaacctataccattGGATTTGGATAAGCAATTGGCGATCtttggtaccaagtacctcgggccgtcatactatcgATCACATAGTGTCtgtcaggtgtgcaacagaacggctaACTAGCCATGATAAACATCGGGCATAAAGCTAAGTATCTTAAGTATAACAAAATGGCCAGAAGCCAGGATATCACAAAATGACACTATATGCCATAAATCCTAAAATGCAtgaagtcatatgcagtactgctatcgaaACCCTGTTGGTAtgttaacctatccaaaccaatcataccaggcatactagggcatgttaataAAGTTAATGGtttaattctttgcatttgatgtttaatggttactatttaccttaccattcatgcaaaaatattgactttttcataaatacTAGATACGCAAGTTCTAATTCCACCAAAATATCACATTTTAGattttacatttgttggcattagttgccaatttcaattcaaagctcattggaagtaatttcaaaaattcagatttggtcacttaggtttactgttccattggagcaatatacagtggaaatttggctaaactttcttcatcaaagctgttccaatgtgtcttctttaattccctttttgaatcactccatttggagttttgtagctcaagttatggcatttttaccataactggctggatcggtccgttcccagattttctgggcagatttggctctggtagttttggtgtcaTAAGTTTGGCTAGTAAttcgaataggttatggtcagaatttgggtttctgttcttcatgaagttgttctacattgtctaagttttccatgggttcaaaaatcaggtcatttcgacctctctacacaaagttatggccatttgaataaacactgttcatttggttattttctaggTCCAGAGTTGTGATACCCGGATTTAAGCAGATTTTAGGTCACCTTAAGTTGATTTTTTGGGAAAGGTCTAcccataaaaaatgtggcattatgtccctaatttcacctccaattggctttacaccaattgaagttacataagccaagttatggctgcccaaactcactggactcaagtccagaatttctggcaTAAAAGGGCAGCACCCCAATTCATAATTCAATGCCACAACAAACTTCATTTTATGGTCAAActataccaaatggtcactaattgtccATTAGAACATCAATTCACCATCAAAttggcaaaaccctaatttttgctcaaaccctaattcccaatttaTCCATTTCACACTATACATGAAAAATCAAAGTTCTCATCGTTATATTCTCATCAAGAGTGACCACTACACcactttaattcaattaaaatcaTCAAATCCTTAGCacattcatggctgccgaaaattaaAGAGTgccctaacatgcatatttttgTTCACTTCAATTTTCAACTCAATTCTTAATCCTAACCAAGAATATAAAGAGAGAGGGAAAGGATTTGGCACTAATATTTATGTGAGCCAATCCCAAGCTAGAAAACctctttattttcacttttttttgcTGCCTCTAGTTTGCTCAAGGTGCAAGAATTAATTTTAGTGAAAGAAGCAAGATGTTTTATGGTGAGAAACCAATGTTATGCAAGGTTTGATGAAGGAGAAACCATGGAGGAGACAGAGAGGGATTTTCGTCCAACAaagggaaggaagaagaagcagaattttgatttaatttttcccTATTTTGGCTTTTATAGTGAAGCTTGTCTAATTGTGATTGGCTAATaagtttttaattgcatcatcatgatgtcattattgagttttattttcattttatttcgtttttctttcttttctcttttacttatttttaattaatttttcatcaatatttattcacattttatgtcgtaAATTTCACTTACTTgaatagacaagttggtcaaaaattatctctgaaggtgaaatgaccaaaatgccattcgttttgCTTACCGagttaaaattatctgtactgattaacaaaatttttttaacattttcttggcattttattgtcatctaaggctcaataactcttcactgtagtcttaaaaattatttgacaGGGTTCCCATCCGGTCTAGGGTCGAAAACTATCTTCATAGTCGCTTCCTGTTAGGGTTACCCATTGCCGTAGCTTttgctcatttaacctaattgcattttattttcttaaatttttccttaatttttcttaccattatttgatttgtttatgactcatcactctagtttaaatatagctgCGGACATTCTAACTATTCGGACAGACATaggtcatcgaaatagtagaatgtaccgaCTATCTAAAGTGAAAGTGTTACATGTTTTGCAAGACACGCCGATTgaatttctcaaaattctgaaAACCCATGCCTCCCATGTACTTTGGATAAGAAGCCCTCTGCCAACTCACCCAACAAATTTTCTTGTCCTCTGCTTTTCTCCCCCACCAGAAAGAGGAAGCTATTCTATTAAGCTGAAAACACAAACTCGTTGGGAACTTAATGATTGCCATTGCATAAGCCGGAATGGCATTTAACACAGATTTTGTCATCACTTCCCTTCCTGCTTGCGAGAGTAAGTTTTGTTTCCAAGCTTGGGattttgtcttcacccaattctttATGATCTCCAGCACCTGAGTTTTTGATTTTCCCTAAAAAGCAGGAATCCCAAGATACCTTTCAGTACTACTCAGTTCAGACATCGCTAGAGAGGAAAGAATGTCCCGTTTCAACTGGTGAGGGGTGCATTTACTGAAAAGGATACTAGACTTATTAAAATTAACTTTCTGTCCTGATGCTTCAGTGTATCGTCTGATGATGGAGCTAATGGTATTAGCTTCCGTTCTTGATGCTCGCCCAAACAATAAGGTATCATCAGCAAATAGAACATTGGTTATGGGAGGAGAAAATCTAGCAACCTTTAACCCCTTCAAATTTTCACTCAGGAATTCTTTGGAAATAAGACTAGATGATGCTTGAGACACCAGGAGGAACAAGTAGGGGGAAAGGGGGTCTCCCTGTCTAATCCCTCTCGAAGGAGTAAAGGGAGCAAATGGAGACCCATTAATGATATTGGAATATTTCACAGATGTAACAAATTGCATAATGAGTTGAACCCAATGCCGATTGAAACCAATAACTGGATAAGGACCTTTCTAAAAAAACCCCATTCAACTTGATCTTAGGCTTTAAACATGTCTAGTTTGATGGCCATAGCATGATTCTTGCTTTTAGAGGAACGAAGATGATGGAAAATCTCATGAGCCACCATAATATTATCCTGAATTGCTCTACCTGGAATAAAAGCTGTTTGGTCTTCAGAGATTAGGAAATTCATCAAAGGCTTAAGTCTATTTACCAGTTTTCTTGAGATCACCTTTCGACGCTAATAAAAAAATGTTGTCATATTAGAAATATTTTCAACGTTAATAAAAATGTATTAGCgtattagaaatattactaacatTAATGTAAAATCATTAGTGTATTGACTCTATCACCAAATAGCTTAAACTTCACAAAGAAGTGAATGATATTTTCTATTGCAACCAAGCCACTAAAACTCTTTGTCATTGCAGttaaagaattaaaataaaaaaataaacaaaaaaaaaaactctttggGTTTGTGCAATTGAAAACTAGGAGGAGCAAAAGCTAGCCGCTTGGCTTTTGTGGCGTACCCATTTCAGGGCCACGTAAATCCCATGATACAACTAGCCACATTCCTTCACTCAAAAGGCTTCTCAATCACCATCATGCATCCCCAGTTCAGCTCCACTAACCCATCATATCGTCCTCAATTCGCTTTCATACCCGTAACCGATAACTTATCCAAAAGCAAAGTACTGCTAGGGGAGTTGTTGGGCAACATCAAGGTCCTTAACAAGATTTGTCAAGTGCCGTTTGGGCTATGCATGAAGAAATGTTAGAAAAAGAGGATAGAGATAGCCCGATTTCAGGGCCTTTAACAAAAAAaggtgtaataaaaaataaaataatatcaaaaaaatGTGAAGTTtgaaaataattatcaaaaataggTGAATTACGCTGattataatagcgtttttaaAATTCGAATGCTATTTATAATAGCGTCcgcatcaaaatttttaaaagaaagttgaacgctattcaaaatagcctctagctttcctttaaataataaaaaattaattaaaaaaaatttaaaggttggacgctacttatccaatctttttttaatttttaattattttattttatattttaaataaaatataaatattattttaataaataaaattataatatataatattatatattataatatttttattataaatattattttttaatttaaaattaaattaaaatttaataaaataaaataattaaaattaaaaaaataaataattaaaaaaatttaagaaaagttggataatagcctctcatttttctttaaatttttaattattttattttatattttaaataaattaaaaatattattttaataaataaagatataataattaggattatatattataatatttttattttattataaaataaaaatattataatatataatatttttattataatatttttattttataataaaataaaaatattataatatataatactaattattataattttatttattaaaataatatttttaatttatttaaaatataaaataaaataattaaaaatttaaagaaaagtccaacttttcttaaatctttttaattatttatttttttaattttaattttttattttattaaattttaattttattttaaattaaaaataatatttataataaaaatattataatatataatattatatattataattttatttattaaaataatatttatattttatttaaaatataaaataaaataattaaaaattaaaaaaaaggttgaacgttacttatagtagcgtccaacttttaaattttttttaattaattttttattatttaaaggaaaactgaatgctattttgaatagcgttcaacttttctttaaaaattttgatgcgGACGCTATTATAAATAGCGTTCGAACCTTACaaatgttattataaattattttcaaactcaccttatttttttgatattattttatttttgattataCATTTTTTATCAAAAGCCCCGCTTTCATGTGTTGCTCAAATTGTTGCTAATCGTCTGAAGCTGCCAGGGATAGCTTTTCAGACTATTGCTACTGCTGCCATATTATCCTATTTTGCTGTCGGATTTTTTTTAGCTAGATTCAATTTATTATGAATTCAAGACACAAGCTGAATAATAAGACTCATTATATGTTGATATATTTGTGTTTTGAATCCATAATGAATCGAATTTAAGCAAAAATTTATTCTTAATCCACTTGAACAGGGTTTTATTTCTCTTCCAGGTATGCAAATTATTCTTGTCATTTAATTAACCATATTCATGGAAACCGAAGGTCTGACCAAAGAAACAGAGCATCACCGAGCAAGTTCTTTACCCAAGAGAACTTCTATCTGATTAAATAAACCCATGAAACTAATGCTACCCTGCAAATCTGAGAGCAATCTTCAAGTCAAGGTTCTGAAGATTTTTGTCAGTGgtgtaaattttttttcattttggcGGCTATTATTTGTCATCTAAGGTTAACATACATTGAAATGTGCTTAATTAGTATTTTCTATAATTGTCTGAACAAGAGGAATTAACGTATAGGATCGAATTCTAACGATTACCCAATTGGCTGGCGGGTTTGCTCCCAACTTTTTTATTAGGATTTGGATAATGAAATCATATACCATTTTTTGTTAATTCTTTAATCCTTTAACAGATGGTGTCCCTTTAATCAGAAGAAAATATAGTGAGCAAAATGCGACATGTGATACCACATTATTGCAACACCTGGATATATATATCAATCAGTAAATAGTAATCCCTATTGTTGGCACAGATTCCATGGCTGAAGAACTTTCACCTGAGCTTCAGTCCCTCAAGCTTAAGGAGCTATTTGCCTCCATAGAAACAAAGTATCCAACAGATGCCGTGCTAGAGCTGAGAGCAATCATCACAAGCGCTGTTAAAGGCTCGTCAGCTATCATTATTAACACAATATCCTATCTTGAACGGGAAGCACTGACAAagattcaatatattttcaatgcTTCAATATTTCCCGTAGGCCCTTTCCACAAGCTAGCTCCAACACCCTCTAATTCACTGCTGCAGGAAGACAGAAGTTGCATTTCTTGGCTTGACAAGCAAGCCCCAAAATCTGTTCTCTATGTAAGCTTTGGCAGCATTGTTAGCATGACTGAGGATGAATTACTTGAGGTAGCCTGGGGTCTTGCCAACAGTGAGCGGCCTTTCTTGTGGGTGCTTAGGCCTGGTTTGGTTCGTGGTTCAATTTGCTTGAGCTATTGCCGCAAATTTTCAGGAAAATAGTAGAGGAGAGAGGCTGTGTCGTGGAGTGGGCACCCCAACAGGAAGTGTTGGCACATGGTGCAGTGGGAGGATTTTGGACCCATTGTGGTTGGAATTCAACATCAGAGAGCATTTGTGAAAACGTTCCAATGCTCTGCCGGCCATTTATTGGAGACCAACGCTTCAATGTGAGGTATGTGTGTCATCTATGGAGGGTAGGCCTTGAATTGGACGAGTTGAAGAGGGAGAAGATAGAGAAAGCTATAAGAAAGCTAATGGTGGATAGAGAAGGAGAGGAGGTGAGGCAGAGAGCTGTGGAATTTAAGGAGAAAGCGAAGCTTTGGCTGATAGAAGGTGGTTCTTCCTACTGTTACTTGAATGATTTGGCAGAACATATCTTGTCTTATTGAGAAAGATTGGAATACTTTTCAAATCGATAGAAAGCTCATAATTATTCACTTAGATATATGTAGTTTTTTTTTCTATAagcaaaatttattaataaaatttcagGAAAAACTTACATGTAACACCATTACTAAATCAAGTCATGTGACTTTCTAATATATCAAATTAGATGCCACATGTTAAGTGAAAAAACCtaaattaaaatgcaaaaaaCACAAATCAAATTAGACAAATTCAGCACCACACCATATGCACTTGATCCTACCATAATAAAGACAAGCATTCTAGATGTATGTAGTTAGACAAACTTCTTTACGACTTGCTcatagttattttttaaaaattatatatataatattaaataataattataaaatataagtataatttatttttaagtataatcaactcaactaaatttttatctaaaaaaTTTGAGGTTAGCTATATGAATTCTTTTTCTCCGCTCTAAATAATTTTtggttaaatcctcgaaaatgtgtaatgcttctaggtcatgttgtactactcttcttcaaatcagtttaggtctacccattcTTTTCTTTCCATCCTCTAActaaatgtgctctacttgtttaactggagcctccgtatatctacgcttcacatcaccaaaccacctcaatctcccttctctcaacttatcctcaattggtaccactcctaccttttctttaatactctcattacgaactttatctagtctagtatggtcactcatccaccttaacattctcatttttgcaactcttatcttaaacaCATACGActtcttcagtgcccaacactcactaccatataacatggcaggTCGTATAGCTGTgcgataaaatttttctttcaacttattgggaatcttgtgatcatataaaactcccatagcatgtctccacttcaaccatctggctttaatcctatgactaacatcctccttgcatcccctatctacttgaaagactgagccgagatatttaaagtgattactttaggacagtaccactccatccaaactaactccttccctatcatcagttcggctttcactgaacttgcaatgcatatattctgtcttcgttctacttaacttaaagccctttgactctagagtatttctccaaaactctaactttctattgactccttctcgcgcctcatctatcagaactaaatcatccgcaaacatcatgtacCAAGGGATATtctcttatatatgtttcgtcaattcatctaaaactaatgtaaaaaggtaagggcttacagctgaaccttagtgtaatccaactgagataggaaaatctcttgtgtcccctcctacTGTGCGCAcactagtagttgctccttcatacatatctttcaatacttatatgtgcctaatagataccctcttttattctaacactctctataagacatttcttggaacactatcataagtcttctccaaattgataaaaaccatgtgtagatctttcttcacatttctatatttctccatcaagcttctgatAAGAAAAatcacttccatagttgaatgatCGGAcataaagccaaattgattgggagagataaaagtatcatgacgtcgtcaatgttccacaactctctttcacaacttcatagtatggctcatgagtttaattcctttatagtttgagcaactctgtatgtttcccttatttttaaaaatgggtactaaaatactcctcctccattcatcaggcaatttctttgagtttagaacttatcaaacaatttagttaaccatgcttgatgtgaaccttcaagtaattggtaacttgaaaacccgcattcaagaattaaaggaacaatatggaaagcacaaaatcaagatgtatgaatttgattctttgaaccagcacaatcaaattgttatgtaattcaaagaaaatatcagaaatgggattcttgacctaattcatatggagaatgaataaaccaagaatattatgcacattaaaccttgcaagatagaaatctcagcaagttaatgagcttcacaagaacaaaggcaatagccaatttactcactaacggagcagaaacaatctttcattaatattcaaagtgtgtcctctactctttcattacacttgtatttatagtctcttggctccaaagctaaagacaaaaatatccctactttaataacagctgcaaggagctttaagtctaaaccaaaattaatctatcaaaagactaaaaactcctaacaaaaagtaaatttaatacagcagcaaataagggcatttaagtccaaaagagagtggttatattcttttaaaaaggtgccagcagatgcatgtgcatgggttggatctggtgcatgcatgtccacagtttattccatgtaacctaatactCCACCTGACACCTGgttacttccaagcttaattttcatcaaatttaatcctttataattttcttcatgccattctagcttataatccttgctccttaagatttcacaaattaaattctgaagtgatttagctctagctctagtaattggaccttggatgaaattctttggcgtggatgtagcttgattctcatcattcccctccacTTCAAAAGAATTCATCCTAGAATttgttcctgcatcaacacaaggagataaatcagcaacattgaaggtggcactgacattatactcaccaggcaggtttattttgtaggcattatcattaattttggtcagcacttggaaaggtcacatcttggttgtaattttgatttccttcgagagggaaacctttctatgcacaagtgaacccatacccaatctccaggttgaaatgtaactttcttccttcctttgttggcttgactagcatatttttaattttccttttcaatttgaagattggcttgttcatggattttcttcaccaattctgcttttctttttccatctaaactagcaagctcgttcacaggcaaaggtaaaagatccaaaggagttgaaggattgaaaccatacacaatttcaaatggagaatagccagtagaagaatgcacatttctattgtatgcaaatttaaCAAGTGAAATGCAATCTttccatgacttcaaattttgcttaaccacagcacgcaaaagagtagttagtgtcctatttactacttcagtttgaccattggtttgtgggtgacaagtggtggaaaataacaacttggtgcccaattttctccacaaaaccttccaaaagtgactaaggaatttaacatccctatcactaactaaactcttaggtatgccatgcaacctaacaatatctctaaagaataaatttgcaacatttgtagcatcatcagttttatggcatggaataaaatgtgccatttttgaaaacctatcaacaacaacaaaaattgaatcatggccttgtttagacctaggtaatcctaacacaaaatccatagacaaatgaactcaaggatcactaggggtaggcaaaggtgtatacaaaccttgtggcaaaactctagatttagccttagcacacacaacgcacctaacacatactttttcaacatctcttttcatattcggccaataaaaatgtttctttaacacatctaaagttttggcaacaccaaaatgacccattaatccaccagcatgagactcattcacaagtaattcatgcatggaactcttaggcacacacaatatattttctctaaacaaatatccatcatgcctataaaacttctcaaaagcattcttttcataAGCtacatacactctagcaaagtcattatcttcagcatataattctttcacatattcgaatcccaataactttacatcaagaagggcaagaaggttataccttctagataaggcatcagcaaccacattttctttcccatgtttgtattgaatcacatatgggaaggtctcaaggaactcaacccattttgcatgacgcctactcaacttattttgccccttgatatgcttcaatgactcatgatctgtgtggatgacaaattgctttggccaaaggtaatgttgccacgtttccaaggcacgtaccaatgcatacaactctttgtcatatgtagaatagttcaaagctgctccattaagcttctcactaaagtaagctattggtctcttatcctgcattaaaatggctccaatacctattcctgatgcgtcacactcaatctcaaaagtcttagaaaaatcaggtaaagccaacacaagagcggaacataacatgtctttaattttgtgcaaagtatcatcttgtttctgttcccaaacaaaattaacattctttttgacaagatcattcaatggtgctgcaatggtactgaaattcttaataaatcttctatagaaactagctagtccatggaaactacgTACTTCGGATGTAgactttggaatgggccagtctctaataactttaattttttcatcatcgacttcaacaccattagcactaatgacaaatcctaaaaagataaccttttccatgcaaaatgagcatttcttcaagttagcatataatttttcctttcttagcACATCGAATATAGCTCTTAAATGATGCAGATGTTCATTCAtgcctctactgtaaaccaatatgtcatcaaaataaacaacaacaaattttccaataaaagcacgcaacacataattcatcaatctcataaaagtgctaggagcattagttagcccaaaaggcattacTAACCACTCATGtagtccatgctttgttttaaatgcagtcttccattcatcacctactttcatgcgaatttgatgatatccgcttttcaagtcaattttggtaaacacacaagcaccacaaagttcatccaacatatcatccaatctaggtatagggtggtgatagtttacagtgattttgttgatcgccctacaatccacacacatgcgccatgtgccatctttctttggtaccaaaaggatgggtacaacacaagggctcatactttctctcacataacccttagctagcaattcctcaacttgcctttataattctttggtttcttcagggttagttctataggctggacagttgggaataactgctccaggtacGAAATCAATTTactgctcaatccctcgaatagatgatagtccagctggcatctcctcaggtagtacatcctcatattcctgcaaaagggagacaacaacactaggcgaattggggtcaaggtcagatgtggataaacaagagtccttaaacataattaataacatttgcttgttggtaaacatggcattcctcacatctcttcctttagcatacaagtttaattttctctcccctcttttcacacagctctccttttgcgccaaagattcacctttttcaagcactcttggaatgttttctttactctcttttctttcctcacaaccacccttgtcttgctcactcacaacattttcagtcaatttcttttcactccttcttttcttctctgctctcttttcagccactcttgattttacctcacccatttgttgcttaagccttgtttggtcttcataaatctgttttggtgtcataggtgccaaaatgattttccttccattcatttcaaaagaatacctatttttatacccatcgtggatcacctttctatcaaattgccatggtcggccaagtaataaatggccagcttgcattggaaccacgtcacacataacctcatcttgatactttcctattgcaaaggaaatcagcacttgttttgttactttcacctcaccgcattcattcaaccactgcaatttatagggcctagggtgtttcaaagtcctcaaccctaatctctgcaccaaaatagtactagcaacattggcacaacttcccccatcaatgatgacactacaagcttt
Proteins encoded:
- the LOC110643821 gene encoding UDP-glucose iridoid glucosyltransferase-like; the protein is MAEELSPELQSLKLKELFASIETKYPTDAVLELRAIITSAVKGSSAIIINTISYLEREALTKIQYIFNASIFPVGPFHKLAPTPSNSLLQEDRSCISWLDKQAPKSVLYVSFGSIVSMTEDELLEVAWGLANSERPFLKIVEERGCVVEWAPQQEVLAHGAVGGFWTHCGWNSTSESICENVPMLCRPFIGDQRFNVRYVCHLWRVGLELDELKREKIEKAIRKLMVDREGEEVRQRAVEFKEKAKLWLIEGGSSYCYLNDLAEHILSY